From a single Nymphaea colorata isolate Beijing-Zhang1983 chromosome 4, ASM883128v2, whole genome shotgun sequence genomic region:
- the LOC116253617 gene encoding uncharacterized protein LOC116253617 translates to MAMVSEILIEGTDEESSVNPILPPLPAPQQGVESNKIAAQAGSFKHRRQSDQSDVPSKSLGDLALPFVRLGVPPASPTSVRGNVLQSPSTTRGRSSIRSLLQWPSFKSKIKSSDGEKTAILCTGESSNGQRGKIPIIRSFSLSKALVHPSMRRTSSLPVANYTAEATTNEQNTYDPSVSVKSVVKHMCRSLSVPLNARPKSLRRTETLGGFFRVIPSSPLIAASDHVTPSSTCVEDADAKEKGEDISEEEAVCRICLIELDEGGETLKLECGCKGALSLAHQECAIKWFTIKGNKNCEVCKQEVQNLPVTLQRIQNIDNVNRQRRYRPQRREPHYRLCQDMPILIIISILAYFCFLELFLVGEMRTGSLAVSLPFSCVLGLLASTTASTMVRKRHAWIYATIQFLLVVLYAYLFHSLIHVQIVLSILLSSMVGFGTVACGSSLIVALNRWGRQGRLAWLEYHDNPQHVHSQPGQSSGAHSQEYAFTDI, encoded by the exons ATGGCGATGGTCAGCGAAATACTTATAGAGGGCACCGACGAAGAAAGTTCCGTCAACCCAATCCTCCCGCCGCTTCCGGCTCCTCagcag GGGGTTGAATCAAACAAAATAGCTGCGCAAGCTGGTTCCTTTAAGCATCGGAGACAATCAGACCAGTCAGATGTACCGTCCAAATCATTGGGCGACTTAGCATTGCCTTTTGTAAGATTGGGCGTGCCTCCCGCCAGTCCTACATCTGTGAGGGGAAATGTTTTACAGAGCCCATCTACAACCAGAGGGAGATCCTCTATCAGGAGTCTACTTCAATGGCCAAGCttcaaaagtaaaataaaatctTCGGATGGTGAAAAAACTGCTATTTTATGTACTGGGGAATCATCGAACGGCCAACGGGGGAAGATTCCCATTATaagatcattttctttgtcaaaagCATTGGTGCATCCTTCGATGAGAAGAACATCATCGTTACCAGTTGCTAATTATACTGCTGAGGCTACAACCAATGAGCAGAACACGTATGATCCATCTGTATCAGTT AAATCAGTTGTGAAGCACATGTGCCGTTCTCTATCTGTTCCTTTGAACGCCAGACCCAAAAGCTTGAGACGGACGGAAACCTTAGGAGGTTTCTTTCGTGTAATTCCTAGTAGTCCTCTTATTGCTGCATCAGATCATGTCACCCCAAGTTCTACATGCGTAGAAGATGCTG ATGCCAAGGAGAAAGGTGAAGATATATCTGAAGAAGAAGCTGTATGCAGAATATGTTTGATTGAACTAGATGAAGGTGGTGAGACTTTAAAGTTGGAGTGTGGCTGCAAAGGAGCGCTTTCACTGGCCCATCAAGAGTGTGCCATAAAATGGTTTACCatcaaaggaaataaaaactgtGAAGTTTGTAAGCAGGAGGTTCAAAATCTTCCTGTTACTTTACAGAGAATTCAAAACATTGATAATGTGAATAGGCAGAGACGTTATAGACCTCAGCGACGTGAACCACACTACAG GCTATGTCAAGACATGCCCATTCTGATCATTATTAGCATCCTTGCTTATTTTTGCTTTCTCGAGCTGTTTCTG GTTGGGGAGATGAGAACTGGTTCGCTTGCTGTGTCCTTGCCATTTTCATGTGTCTTGGGTCTTCTGGCTTCCACAACAGCATCTACAATGG TTAGGAAAAGGCATGCCTGGATATATGCAACTATTCAATTTTTGTTAGTGGTGCTTTACGCTTACCTCTTCCATTCCCTG ATTCATGTTCAGATCGTTCTATCCATCCTACTTTCTTCTATGGTTGGATTTGGAACTGTAGCATGTGGCAGTTCTCTAATTGTGGCACTCAACCGGTGGGGTAGACAGGGGAGGCTTGCTTGGTTGGAGTATCATGACAACCCTCAGCATGTACACTCACAACCCGGGCAATCATCAGGAGCACATTCTCAAGAGTATGCCTTCACTGACATATAA
- the LOC116252836 gene encoding chorismate synthase 2, chloroplastic, whose translation MAASLQTASSNPFLGRSSDSRLATDGLRRFNVSVDLGRVSTIRPSHKAPPRRLEVHAGTGSSFGALFRVTTFGESHGGGVGCVIDGCPPRIPLSEADMQVELDRRRPGQSRITTPRKETDTCRIVSGISEGMTTGTSIAVLVPNTDQRGHDYREMSLAYRPSHADATYDFKYGVRSVQGGGRSSARETIGRVAAGAVAKKLLKMKSGTEVVAYVSQVHKVVLPDGVVDNDIVTLDQVESNIVRCPDPEYAEKMIDAIDCVRVRGDSVGGVVTCILRNVPRGLGSPVFDKLEAELAKAMMSLPATKGFEIGSGFSGTFMTGSEHNDEFYMDEHGRIRTRTNRSGGIQGGISNGETITMRIAFKPTSTIAKKQNTVTRDKHETELLARGRHDPCVVPRAVPMVEAMAALVVVDQLMLHYAQCELLPINPDLQEPLSVGLLA comes from the exons ATGGCTGCGTCCCTGCAGACTGCTTCCAGCAACCCCTTCTTGGGCAGGTCGTCGGACTCCCGTTTGGCTACCGACGGACTCCGTCGATTCAACGTTAGCGTAGATCTTGGCAGGGTATCCACCATCCGGCCATCTCACAAGGCTCCCCCAAGAAGGCTTG aGGTACATGCTGGAACTGGAAGTTCATTCGGAGCATTATTTCGTGTTACAACATTTGGAGAATCACATGGAGGTGGTGTTGGATGTGTTAttgatggatgccctccccgcATCCCTCTTTCTGAAGCTGACATGCAGGTGGAACTTGATAGGAG GAGGCCAGGACAGAGCAGAATAACCACTCCTAGAAAAGAGACTGACACATGCCGTATCGTTTCAGGAATTTCTGAAG GGATGACTACTGGAACATCAATTGCTGTCCTTGTTCCAAATACAGATCAAAGAGGGCAT GATTACAGGGAGATGTCCCTGGCCTACAGACCTTCTCATGCTGATGCAACATATGATTTTAAATATGGTGTCAGATCCGTGCAG GGTGGTGGTAGGTCATCTGCTAGGGAAACCATTGGAAGGGTCGCAGCTGGGGCTGTTGCCAAAAAGCTTCTTAAAATGAAATCAGGAACAGAG GTTGTTGCCTATGTTTCACAAGTGCACAAAGTTGTGCTTCCTGATGGAGTTGTTGATAATGACATTGTCACACTGGATCAG GTAGAAAGCAATATTGTTCGGTGTCCTGATCCAGAATATGCTGAGAAGATGATTGATGCTATTGATTGTGTGAGGGTTAGAGGGGATTCTGTTGGTGGTGTTGTGACGTGCATTCTGAGAAATGTCCCCCGT GGGCTTGGTTCACCTGTGTTTGACAAACTGGAGGCAGAGCTTGCTAAAGCTATGATGTCATTGCCTGCTACCAAGGGATTTGAAATTGGCAGCGGATTTTCAG GTACTTTTATGACTGGAAGTGAGCACAACGACGAGTTTTACATGGATGAGCATGGGAGGATCCGGACTAGGACAAACAGATCTGGAGGAATACAG GGTGGGATATCAAATGGGGAAACTATAACCATGAGAATAGCTTTCAAGCCGACTTCTACCATTGCA AAAAAGCAAAACACAGTTACTAGGGATAAACATGAAACTGAGCTCTTAGCACGCGGCCGACATGACCCATGTGTGGTTCCTCGAG CGGTGCCGATGGTTGAAGCTATGGCAGCCTTGGTGGTTGTGGATCAATTGATGCTCCATTATGCACAGTGCGAGTTATTGCCAATCAACCCGGATCTCCAGGAACCTCTCTCAGTTGGACTTCTGGCATAA